The following coding sequences lie in one Cyanobacterium sp. Dongsha4 genomic window:
- a CDS encoding glycosyltransferase family 2 protein, producing MSSIAVVTIGRNEGDRLINSLQSIKNVLPETNPIIYVDSGSTDDSVNNAQKLGAIVLNLDLSIPFTAARARNTGLEYIIKHYPQINYIQFLDGDCELHPQWLDKARERLEENPSLAIVCGRRREKYPEKSLYNRLIDMEWNTPIGEAKACGGDALIRVSALKEVNGYKQELICGEEPEMCIRLRERGWKIERLDLDMTYHDAAMYKFSQWWKRSIRGGWAIAEGYAMHGKPPENYMIKEHKSGYLWGFIIPFFTIILAYFTKGLSLFLFLIYLLLFWKIYRYRINFGDTIENAKLYAYWCVLSKFPQVIGQSQYWWKRINKQKVTIIEYKS from the coding sequence ATGTCTTCTATCGCCGTTGTCACCATTGGTAGAAATGAGGGCGATCGCCTCATCAATTCTCTACAATCGATTAAAAATGTACTACCAGAGACAAATCCGATTATTTATGTGGATTCAGGTTCAACGGATGATAGTGTAAATAATGCTCAAAAATTGGGAGCAATAGTCCTCAATTTGGATTTATCAATACCTTTTACCGCCGCTAGAGCCAGAAATACAGGATTAGAATATATAATCAAGCATTATCCTCAGATTAACTATATCCAATTCCTTGACGGTGATTGTGAATTACATCCCCAATGGTTAGACAAAGCAAGGGAAAGACTTGAAGAAAATCCCTCATTAGCTATTGTCTGCGGAAGAAGAAGGGAAAAATACCCCGAAAAATCCCTTTATAATCGTCTTATTGATATGGAATGGAATACTCCCATTGGGGAGGCAAAAGCCTGTGGCGGTGATGCTTTAATTCGGGTTTCTGCATTAAAGGAGGTTAATGGTTATAAACAAGAACTAATTTGTGGGGAAGAGCCTGAAATGTGCATTCGTCTGAGGGAAAGGGGTTGGAAAATCGAAAGACTTGATTTAGATATGACTTATCACGATGCGGCTATGTACAAATTTAGTCAGTGGTGGAAACGTAGTATTAGAGGTGGATGGGCGATCGCAGAAGGTTATGCTATGCACGGAAAACCGCCCGAAAATTACATGATAAAGGAACATAAAAGTGGTTATTTATGGGGTTTTATTATACCTTTTTTTACCATAATTTTAGCTTACTTTACTAAGGGCTTAAGTTTATTTTTATTCTTGATTTATTTGTTGTTATTTTGGAAAATATATCGCTATAGAATTAATTTTGGTGATACAATAGAAAATGCAAAATTATACGCTTATTGGTGTGTTTTATCTAAATTTCCACAAGTTATAGGACAATCTCAATATTGGTGGAAAAGAATAAATAAGCAAAAAGTAACTATTATTGAATATAAAAGTTAG
- a CDS encoding bifunctional acetate--CoA ligase family protein/GNAT family N-acetyltransferase translates to MATEKAHDIMRYHHNPLNFMFAPKSVALIGASEKEGSVGRTLLWNLITHPFGGTVFPVNPKRKSVMGIRAYSSIQDVPETVDLAIIATPAVTIPDIIRDCVRAKVKGVIIISAGFKEIGAEGLRLEKEVLAEAKKGNLRIIGPNCLGLICPPTGLNASFASTSPRTGNVAFISQSGAFCTAILDWSFAENLGFSAFISIGSMLDVDWGDLIYYFGDDPLTKSIVIYMESIGNARSFISAAREVALSKPIIVIKGGRTQEAARAAASHTGALSSSDKVLAAAFRRSGVLQVDTVKEVFNMTEILAKQPRPKGRNLTILTNAGGPGVLATDALTWGQGKLAKLSDNTIEELNKILPLHWSHSNPIDILGDANPERYAKALEIAANDPNSDALLVILTPQDMTDPTKTAEALVKVAQNIKDKPVLASWMGGETVAKGSEILNNAHIYTQPYPDDAARLFNLMWRYSYNLRGLYETPSFGESDDFINRDIAENIINHAREQNRTLLTEYESKQLLKAYGIPIIETIIAENVEDAIASSEKIGYPVVLKLHSETITHKTDVGGVKLNLKNGDEVKQAFLDMQSRISASDFLGASVQKMANLDGYELILGSTVDPQFGAVILFGTGGQLVEVYQDQAIALPPLNTTLAKRLMEQTKIYKALKGVRGRKSVDLEKLKQILVLFSQLVLEQPLIKEIDINPLLVSENQLIALDARVLLYDSSISKEDIIPPAIRPYPNQYLSYSQLSNGREVIIRPIRPEDEPEAVNFCRDLSQESVYLRYFHSISHKSLISHERLARICFIDYDQEIALVAESVQPDSKDKEILAIARLSRVHGTPESAELGMLVKDKCQKQGLGSILGQKLIEIAKQEEIRSIIAEILPENIGMQNLCQKLGFRLDKHSDVVKAVLQLN, encoded by the coding sequence ATGGCAACAGAAAAAGCCCATGACATAATGCGGTATCACCACAATCCCTTAAACTTCATGTTTGCTCCCAAATCCGTAGCCTTAATAGGAGCTTCAGAAAAAGAAGGCAGTGTCGGGCGTACATTACTTTGGAATTTGATTACCCATCCCTTTGGTGGCACAGTTTTTCCCGTCAATCCCAAGAGAAAAAGTGTTATGGGAATTAGGGCTTACTCCTCTATTCAGGATGTGCCTGAAACTGTTGATTTAGCAATTATCGCAACTCCTGCAGTAACCATTCCCGACATTATTAGAGACTGCGTTAGGGCAAAAGTGAAAGGAGTAATCATTATTTCCGCAGGATTTAAAGAAATTGGAGCAGAAGGTTTAAGATTAGAAAAAGAAGTTCTTGCAGAAGCAAAAAAAGGTAACTTAAGAATAATTGGCCCCAATTGTTTAGGTTTAATATGCCCTCCTACGGGGTTAAATGCCAGTTTTGCTAGTACTAGTCCAAGAACAGGAAATGTTGCTTTTATCAGTCAAAGTGGGGCTTTTTGTACGGCAATTTTAGACTGGAGTTTTGCAGAAAATCTTGGTTTTAGCGCTTTTATCTCTATTGGTTCAATGTTAGATGTGGATTGGGGCGATCTAATTTACTACTTTGGTGATGATCCTTTAACCAAAAGTATAGTAATTTACATGGAATCTATCGGTAATGCTAGATCCTTTATTTCCGCCGCAAGGGAAGTAGCTTTATCAAAACCGATTATCGTCATTAAAGGAGGGCGCACCCAAGAAGCGGCTAGGGCGGCGGCTTCCCATACGGGGGCATTAAGTAGTAGCGATAAGGTATTGGCGGCGGCGTTTCGTCGTAGTGGGGTTTTACAAGTTGATACGGTGAAAGAAGTCTTTAACATGACTGAGATTTTGGCAAAACAACCTCGCCCCAAGGGTAGGAATTTGACTATTTTAACTAATGCAGGAGGCCCTGGGGTTTTGGCTACAGATGCACTAACATGGGGACAAGGAAAATTAGCCAAATTAAGCGACAATACCATCGAAGAGTTAAATAAAATTCTTCCTCTCCATTGGAGTCATAGTAACCCTATTGATATTTTGGGGGATGCGAATCCTGAACGTTATGCTAAAGCCCTTGAAATTGCGGCAAATGATCCCAATAGTGATGCTTTATTAGTCATTTTAACTCCTCAAGACATGACCGATCCTACTAAAACGGCAGAGGCATTGGTGAAAGTGGCACAAAATATTAAGGATAAACCCGTGTTAGCTAGTTGGATGGGGGGAGAAACCGTTGCCAAGGGTTCAGAAATTCTTAATAATGCCCATATTTATACTCAACCTTATCCCGATGATGCCGCTCGTTTATTTAATTTGATGTGGCGTTATAGTTATAATTTACGGGGTTTATATGAAACTCCCAGTTTTGGTGAGTCCGATGATTTTATTAATCGTGACATTGCGGAAAATATTATCAATCATGCCCGTGAGCAAAATCGCACTCTTTTAACGGAATATGAGTCTAAGCAACTGTTAAAGGCTTATGGTATTCCCATTATTGAAACTATTATCGCTGAAAATGTAGAAGATGCGATCGCATCTTCCGAAAAAATAGGTTATCCAGTGGTGTTAAAACTCCATTCCGAAACCATTACCCATAAAACCGATGTGGGGGGAGTCAAACTTAACCTGAAAAATGGTGATGAGGTAAAACAAGCCTTTTTAGATATGCAGAGTCGCATATCAGCTAGCGACTTTTTAGGGGCGAGTGTACAGAAAATGGCTAACCTTGACGGTTACGAATTAATTTTAGGTAGTACCGTTGATCCTCAATTTGGAGCTGTAATCTTATTTGGTACAGGGGGGCAATTAGTAGAAGTGTATCAAGATCAGGCGATCGCACTTCCGCCTCTCAATACAACTCTTGCCAAGAGGTTAATGGAACAAACTAAGATATATAAAGCATTAAAAGGAGTTAGGGGTAGGAAAAGCGTTGATTTAGAGAAATTAAAACAGATTTTGGTGTTATTCAGTCAATTAGTTCTCGAACAACCTTTAATTAAGGAAATTGACATTAATCCCCTATTAGTATCAGAAAATCAACTCATCGCCCTTGATGCAAGGGTACTATTATATGATTCGAGTATTTCTAAGGAAGATATAATTCCTCCTGCCATTCGCCCTTATCCGAATCAATATCTCTCTTATAGTCAGTTAAGTAACGGTAGGGAGGTGATAATTCGCCCCATTCGCCCTGAAGACGAACCAGAAGCGGTCAATTTTTGCCGAGATTTGTCTCAAGAAAGCGTTTATTTACGATATTTCCACTCTATTAGCCATAAATCTCTTATTTCCCACGAACGTCTTGCCCGTATTTGTTTTATCGACTATGATCAAGAAATTGCTCTAGTGGCAGAATCTGTGCAACCTGATAGTAAGGACAAAGAAATACTTGCGATCGCCCGTCTAAGTAGGGTACATGGGACACCTGAATCTGCTGAATTAGGGATGTTAGTGAAAGATAAATGTCAAAAACAGGGTTTAGGTAGTATTTTAGGGCAAAAACTCATCGAAATAGCCAAACAGGAGGAAATTAGGTCGATTATTGCAGAAATTCTCCCTGAAAATATAGGGATGCAAAACCTTTGTCAAAAGCTAGGTTTTCGGTTAGACAAGCATTCTGATGTGGTTAAAGCTGTTTTACAATTAAACTAA
- the psaK gene encoding photosystem I reaction center subunit PsaK has product MTLIELSFLANIPQTVEWNYNVAIVMIAANLVAVFIGRFAIQNAGVGPDLPVGKPALWKNFGLPELLATLSFGHILGAGFILGLSNAGLL; this is encoded by the coding sequence ATGACATTAATAGAATTAAGTTTTTTAGCAAATATTCCTCAAACTGTAGAATGGAACTACAATGTAGCAATAGTGATGATTGCCGCTAATTTGGTGGCAGTTTTTATCGGACGTTTTGCCATTCAAAATGCTGGAGTAGGCCCAGATTTACCCGTTGGCAAACCTGCTTTATGGAAAAATTTTGGTTTACCTGAATTACTAGCGACTCTTAGCTTTGGTCATATTCTTGGTGCTGGATTTATCCTCGGATTATCCAATGCAGGGCTACTATAG